In Candidatus Binataceae bacterium, the genomic stretch AGTCGCTGCGGCCATACGTCTGGCCCAGCACCGAGATGGCGCCGGCCGTGGGCGGCAGATAGCCAGTCAAGGTCCGCAATAAAGAGGTCTTGCCTGAGCCGTTGGCGCCCAGAATAACCCAATGCTGGCCGCGCTCGACGCGCCAATCGATGCGCTCCAGGATGGTCTCTTCGTGCGCGACGTGCAGCCCTTGGACTTCGATCACGGCGGGGCGCTGCCGTGCTCGCGCAGCGCCGCCGCCTTTCGACCTTGGCGGCCGCGAAATTCGGGGTGTCGGTCGCACCGAGTTGGTTTCCATGGGTCAGAAATCGGCCTAACAGCCGGAACAACTCGGAGCAAGTGGGCTGCCCTCACGTTATCAGAACGGCGCTGCCGGCCCCACCTGACCGCTGGCACGGCGCGTAGTTTTCAAGCCGTTACGGAGATCCAGGCGCAGACTATCGCGCGTCTGCGACCCCTATCCATGAGCGCGATGTCGCGCCATATACTCGTGATTTGTCGGTACGCAAACCTCCCACCACGGACGTGATGACCCCGCACGCAGTTTTGACCGCCAGCGGCACGGAACCGGCTCTTGCGCAAACACAAGCCTTCGTTTGTCCTGCTGAATGAAAGTGCGCTTCGCCGCGTTGAGGCCGCCCGTGGGTTCTACTTCGATTCGGGGAAATAGAGGTGTTTGTGGACTCTATCGGCCAGAGAATACGTGACTTTCGAGGAAAGGGGCGCGAACTGCAGGCTGGGCGAGATTTTTCGCCGTGGATGAGCGCTGGCGCATGTTATGGCAAACTTTCGCCTAGCCTATGCAGGTTTGTGTCGTAGATAACAAGCGCCGAGCGATGATTTGTGCGGTCAAAGATCGAAATCGGGCTCGCGACGATGCTCAAAATGAAACTGGCGCGCAACGTCGATCCAGCGGGTGTCGCGCAGATGCATCGGCTGGGGTAGTGCGTCCAGTGGCCAGAAGCGGGCTTGGCGAACTTCGTTGAGGTTGGGCTTCAGCTCTCCGTCCTCCAGCCGGCACAAGAACAGAAGCACATAGCCATGCGCCGCGATTAAACCGTGCCTAAGCGTATCGAGCACACCCAGCAGATGCAACGGCGTTACGCGCAGGCCGGTTTCCTCGCGCACTTCTTTGGCCACATTGTCGCTGGCCGAGAGACCGACATCGCAATAGCCGCCGGGATAAAGCCATCCACCGCTTAAGCGCTGGATGAGGAGCAACTCGTTGTGCCGATTGAAAACCACCCCGCCGCATCCCACCTTGGGTGTGACGTAGCCCGAAATGCTATCGCCGACCTCGGCCCGCCAGCGCTCGAGCATTGCTTGCGCATCGCTTGCGCGCGCGCTGGACACAAGCGCGCGCAGACGGGCCGTCTCGGACAGCATCTCGCTGTAGCGCTCGGCGTCGAAGACAGGAGGGTTGAAGGCCAAGCCCGTTTTGGCGCTGGCTTCGATACGCTGGAGAAAGCGACTGAACTCGACGAGGAGATCTTCCGGGCTCATACGGGCAGTTTAGCTCACTTTGCGGCCGGGAAGCGCGACTTTTTGCTCGCGGACGGTCGCTCGCTGCCGAAGAAGGGGCCGGTTGGCGTAGGTTCCGTGCGCTAGTTTATTTGTCCAAAGGATGGCGGAACTTGCGGTCGGGATGGCGCACGGTGAGGACGGGGCAGGGTGCCTTGGCGACAACCCGGTCGGCTACGCTGCCCAGCAGCATATGGGCCAGACCGGAGCGGCCGTGAGTGGCCATTACGATAAGGTCGGCGGTCTCGCTCTGCGCGGTGGTGAGGATTTCCACGAAGGCCGCGCCGACCCGCAGCAGGCTGCGTGCTCGCAGGCCGCTATCGCGCAAATTGTGCACGATCCGATCCAGCTCGCGCTGGGCGGCCAGCCGTTGCTCCTCGGCGATCCGCCCGATAGTCTCCAAGGCGAGCGGATCGGCGCTGCCACCCGGATCTAAGCTGAAGGTGACCGGGGCTAGCGCTTGTGCCACATGCATCACGATCATCTCGGAGCCGAACTTGCGCGCCAACTCCTCAGCGTATTGCAACGCGTGGTTGGAATCTTCAGAGAAGTCGGTAGGAGCGAGAATCTTGTTGAACGGCATCAAAGCAGACCATACCGCGCCGGGGTCAGATCGGCAAGCGCATAAAGGGTTGCCTGACACCGCTGGACGCGAGCGTCGGGCGCGATACAATTGTTCGCAGGTCGTGTGAGGGAGCCCGGTGGCGCATTTTGTAGTAAATCCGCTGGAAGAGTTCGAGCGGGCGCTGGAGCAGGCGTTCGACGAACTGCTGATCGGGCGATGGCAGGCGCCCCTAGGCCAGCGCCAGCCGATGCTGGTGGCGGAAAGCCCTACCGCCTATGAAATCCGGCTGGCCGGCGCAGGCTTACGCCCTGAGCAGATTGAGGTCGAAACCACGCGCTTGACGCTGACCGTGCGCGCCAACCTGCGTGGCGGCGGTTGGACGCGCCAGCTTAATTTTTCCCATCCGATCGATATTAAGCAGGTCTCGGCACGTTGGGACGCCGGTGTGCTGACGGTCGTTGCGCCTAAACTCTAGCCGTAGGCGGATTGGCCTGCGGTCCACTAATTCATTTTCGGGTGAAAGACTCATGCCTGGACAAGGCTCCGATCCTAACACATCCAATCTGATTGCCGCGCCCGCCATGGCGGAGCTGGAAGCGGCGCAATTGCGCGGCATGGCCCCGCTGACGCAGCCAGCGGCGAGCGAGCGCGGACCCAGCGAAGAATTACTGGGCCAGGGGCGCGCGCTGGATGCGATCCGAATGGCGATCGGCATCGCCGCCCCGGGTTACAACATCTTCGTCACCGGGGTGCGCGGCGGGCGCGAGCGCGAGGCGATTTTGCATCTGTTACGCACCCGTGCGGCCGAGATGCCCACCCCCGGCGACTGGGTTTACGTCAACAACTTCCAAAGCGCCGAGTCGCCCATCGCGATTGCGCTCAAGGCGGGTCAGGGACGGGATCTGGCGGAGCGGATGAGCGAATTGGTCAACTACGTGCGTGACCAGTTACCCAAGGCCTTTCGCCAAGAGGGCTTCGATCACGAACGCAATGCGCTACGCGAGAAATACAACAAGCTGGCCCAGGAGCTGTTCGGCCGGCTGGAGGAGCGAGCCAAGGAGAAGGGCTTTGTCTTGAGCAGTGCCGCCAACGGTCAGCCCATCTTCATCCCCCTGATCAACGGCCAGATGCCGGCCAATCCCGAAGCTCTGCAGGCGGAATTGACCCGTATGAGCGACGAGCAGCGCGCCGACTTGGGCCGCCGCCAGGACGAATTACAGGGGGAGCTGGCCACCATCGTGCAGCGCCAACAAGAGATGATGCGCGACTTGATCAAGGATATCCGCGAGATTGAGCGCGCCTTTGCCGGTCGCGTCATCCGCCCGGCCGTGGAGGTGCTCAAGCAGCGTTACGCCAACCCGGCGGTTGAGCGCTACCTGGACCAGGTGGCCGAGCACATGCTCTCCCATCTGGAGCGTTTTCGCGAGCATCCCGAGCATCAGAACCCGGACAATCCGATGGCCGCCGCGATGGCGGCGGCGGAGGCCGCTATCGCCGATTACCAGGTCAACGTGCTGGTCGATAATTCCGCCACCAGCGGCGCGCCGGTTATTCATGAGCCGGCTCCCAACTACAAAAATCTCTTCGGTACGATCGAGCGCTGGATAGATCCGATGGGCCGTCCCAGCACCAATTTCACTCGTATCATCGCGGGCTCATTCCAGCGCGCCGATCACGGCTTCCTGGTAATCGATCTGGAAGACGCGATTGTCGAGCCCGGGGTGTGGAAGACGCTCAAGCGCAGCCTCAAGACCGGCTGTATCACAGTCGATACCCTGGAGCCCTTTCAGTTTTTTTTCAGCAGCGGCCTCAAGCCCGAATCGATTGCGATCAAGAACAAGGTGATTGTGCTGGGTACGCGCAATCTCTACAACCTGCTGTACTTCTATGACCCTGACTTCGCCGAGCTGTTCAAGGTCAAGGCCGAGATTCGGCCGGTGATCGACGTCAGCGACGAGGCGGTACGCTACTACGCCAACCGGATCGCGGCGCTTGCCAGCCAGGAGCAGCTTCCCACCTTCGACGGCGGGGCCCTGGCGCGAATCGTCGAGTACGGGATGCGGCTGGCGGGCGAACGCGGGCGGGTGCTCACCCTGATGGAGCCGATCGACGATCTGGGGCGCGAAGCCGCCTACTATGCGCGTGCTGCGGGCGCGCCGGAGGTCAGCGCGGAGTATGTCGAACGCGCTCTGCACGAGCGGGTGCTGCGACTCAATTACATCGAAGAAGAGATCCGCCGAATGATCGCCGAGGGAGTTCTGGTGGTGGAACTCAGCGGCAAGCGGGTGGGCCAAATCAACGGACTGGCGGTAATCGACGTTGGCGGTTACGCCTTCGGTCGTCCCTCGCGGGTGACCGCCACGGTGGCGCTGGGTCAGGCTGGGATCATCAATATCGAGCGCGAGGCCCGCTTGTCGGGTTCCACGCACGATAAGGGAATCATGATTTTGGCGGGTTTCCTGCGCCAACGCTTCGGCCAAAGCTTTCCGGTGGCGATGAGCGCGGGGGTATGCTTCGAGCAATCCTATTCGGGAATTGACGGCGACAGCGCCAGCTCCACCGAACTCTACGTACTGCTTTCGGCGCTCAGCGGTCTGCCTATTCGTCAGGATTTGGCGGTGACGGGTTCGGTAGATCAGCACGGCCAAGTCCAGGCGATCGGCGGGGCCAACGAAAAGATCGAGAGTTTCTACCGGGTTTGCAAGGTCGTGGGCTTAACCGGGACTCAGGGCGTGATGATACCGCGAGCCAACCTGAATAATCTGATGCTGGAATCGGAGGTGGTCGAGTCGGTGCGCCGAGGCGAATTTCATCTCTACCCTATCGATACTATCGATGACGGAATTCAGTTGCTGACTGGGGTCAAAGCGGGAAATATCGACGAACCGGGGACGGTCAATTACCTGGTCCATCAACGCTTGCGCCGGATGTTCGAGGCGATCCGAGGCCAGGATGGACGCGAAACCCGGGTCATCGCCGAACTCCCCGCATCGCCGGGACCACCGGCGCCGCCCGAACCGCCTACACCGCGAGTGAGCTGATTCTTTCGATCCGTCGCACTTGTCAGCTTCGGGCGCAGGCCAATTGCAAGCGAGCCCATTTTGCTGCGACAATTGCGCGACCCCTGGGTCCGACCGGCGACCGGTTGGTTTAGCCGGGCCGTCCAAGAGAAGAGGTCCACCGCCTGATGAGCAGCGACCTGCAGTTGGATAGCGCCGACAGCGCTTTGTTGATCGATTTGTACGAATTGACCATGGCCGCCAGCTACTTGGAGCGCGGTCTCAACGAGCCGGCTGCCTTTGTTCTGAGTCTACGCCGTCTGCCACCGCGGCGAGGTTACCTGGTCGCGGCTGGACTGGCGCGGCTGATCGACGCGGCGCGTAATCTGCGTTTTTCGCCCAGCGCCCTGCAGTATCTGGACTCGCTGCAATTGTTCAAGCCGCAATTCCTGGATTATCTGGCCAACTTTTCCTTCACCGGAACGATCCGGGCCTTACGCGAGGGCACGATCTGCTTCGCCGACGAGCCGATCGTCGAGGTATATGCGCCTCTAATCGAGGCCCAACTGCTCGAAACTATCGCGATTAACCAGATTGGGGTGGCCTCCCTGATTGCGACCAAGGCGGCGCGCTGCTTCGGGGTGGCCGGCGGCCGGCGCCTGATCGATTTCGGACTGCGCCACAGCCAGGGAGTTGACGCCGGGCTAGTGGCCGCCCGCTCCAGTTATCTAGCCGGCTTCCACGGCTCCTCCAACGTACTGGCCGGACGTCTCTATGGGATCCCCATCTACGGCACGATGGCACACAGCTACGTA encodes the following:
- a CDS encoding NUDIX domain-containing protein, with the protein product MSPEDLLVEFSRFLQRIEASAKTGLAFNPPVFDAERYSEMLSETARLRALVSSARASDAQAMLERWRAEVGDSISGYVTPKVGCGGVVFNRHNELLLIQRLSGGWLYPGGYCDVGLSASDNVAKEVREETGLRVTPLHLLGVLDTLRHGLIAAHGYVLLFLCRLEDGELKPNLNEVRQARFWPLDALPQPMHLRDTRWIDVARQFHFEHRREPDFDL
- a CDS encoding ATP-binding protein; translation: MPGQGSDPNTSNLIAAPAMAELEAAQLRGMAPLTQPAASERGPSEELLGQGRALDAIRMAIGIAAPGYNIFVTGVRGGREREAILHLLRTRAAEMPTPGDWVYVNNFQSAESPIAIALKAGQGRDLAERMSELVNYVRDQLPKAFRQEGFDHERNALREKYNKLAQELFGRLEERAKEKGFVLSSAANGQPIFIPLINGQMPANPEALQAELTRMSDEQRADLGRRQDELQGELATIVQRQQEMMRDLIKDIREIERAFAGRVIRPAVEVLKQRYANPAVERYLDQVAEHMLSHLERFREHPEHQNPDNPMAAAMAAAEAAIADYQVNVLVDNSATSGAPVIHEPAPNYKNLFGTIERWIDPMGRPSTNFTRIIAGSFQRADHGFLVIDLEDAIVEPGVWKTLKRSLKTGCITVDTLEPFQFFFSSGLKPESIAIKNKVIVLGTRNLYNLLYFYDPDFAELFKVKAEIRPVIDVSDEAVRYYANRIAALASQEQLPTFDGGALARIVEYGMRLAGERGRVLTLMEPIDDLGREAAYYARAAGAPEVSAEYVERALHERVLRLNYIEEEIRRMIAEGVLVVELSGKRVGQINGLAVIDVGGYAFGRPSRVTATVALGQAGIINIEREARLSGSTHDKGIMILAGFLRQRFGQSFPVAMSAGVCFEQSYSGIDGDSASSTELYVLLSALSGLPIRQDLAVTGSVDQHGQVQAIGGANEKIESFYRVCKVVGLTGTQGVMIPRANLNNLMLESEVVESVRRGEFHLYPIDTIDDGIQLLTGVKAGNIDEPGTVNYLVHQRLRRMFEAIRGQDGRETRVIAELPASPGPPAPPEPPTPRVS
- a CDS encoding universal stress protein; the encoded protein is MPFNKILAPTDFSEDSNHALQYAEELARKFGSEMIVMHVAQALAPVTFSLDPGGSADPLALETIGRIAEEQRLAAQRELDRIVHNLRDSGLRARSLLRVGAAFVEILTTAQSETADLIVMATHGRSGLAHMLLGSVADRVVAKAPCPVLTVRHPDRKFRHPLDK
- a CDS encoding Hsp20/alpha crystallin family protein; translation: MAHFVVNPLEEFERALEQAFDELLIGRWQAPLGQRQPMLVAESPTAYEIRLAGAGLRPEQIEVETTRLTLTVRANLRGGGWTRQLNFSHPIDIKQVSARWDAGVLTVVAPKL